The segment ACGTGATCATCGCCGTGAGCGTGTTGGCGCCTTTGGTTTCGGCCGTTTGGACCTACCGCGGCGAGCTCAAGATTCGGACGCTCGTCATCTGTCTGGTAGGGGCGATAGTCGGTCTGCCGGTCGGGCTCTATTTCTTCAGCGTCGTGAACGAGACGCTATTGATTCAAGCCACCGGCGCATTGATCTTTTTGCTCTCGGCCGAGGGGCTCTGGTCGATGCGTAAGGAAATCAAGATCGAAACGGAACGAGAAACTTTCTGGCTCTGGAGCTCGGTCGCCGGAGTCGCCAGCGGATTTCTGACCGGCGCCATCGGCATGGGAGGACCGCCGGTCGCCGCATTTGCAACGCGGCAACCCTGGTCGCCAAGGCAGATCAAAGTCTTTCTGTTGGCGTTCAGTTTTCTTACCGCCGTCCTGCGAGTCGGCGGTCTGGCGACAGCCGGTTGGCTCGACCTCTCCGTGCTGGGCTATTGCCTACTAGCTATTCCCTTTGCACTTATTGGGATCTACGTCGGGCTCAAGGTTTCGCACAACATTGATGCCCGTGCGTTTCGCGCCCTGACGATGGGGACGCTTCTGCTGTTGTCGTTGGGGATGATCTTCCGCTAGGCGAGGCTGGCCAGCATCGCTTTGGCCGCTTTCGTCAAATCGCGGCCGGTGTTGGGAGCGAAGTAGGGGCGATTGAGGATCTTCGGGCCGACGATCGCCGCGTAGTCGAGTTGCTTGTACGCGTTGGGATCGGTCACGTAGCCAACTTCATCGTCGGAGTACCCCACGACGAGCGTATGCTCAAACGGCGACTGCTTGCGAATTTCGATTCCGTAGTAGCTATAGAGTTCAGTCGGTTGGAACAGCATGCCGATCGGTCCGAGCGCAATCGCCGACATCGGCGCGGTAAGTCCCTTGGGTTCGGCCGGCCAGTCTTTGGCCGCGGCGTACCAATCGGCGGCGAACGGCGGGTCGACCCAAATCCCACTGCGGCAGGCGTCGGGATCGGTGCGATACGTTTCGACGTCTCGGGCGACCCGTTCATGATCAAACGGCATGATCACCTCGCCCCCGATCGCGTGAATTTCTCGCACCGGGACCGAGACCGCCGAGCTGAGCGCTGCTTTGATCGCGGCGTAAACGGCGTTGGCGGACTGATCGGGTGCGCCGATCCATCGTTTGCCGTCCCCGGGATTTACGTCGCCGGCATGTCCTTGCCAAAAGCCAGGCTCAACCCCTTCTGATTCCTTCACCATGTTCACGACCATGCCGACCCAGTCGGGACCGGACAAAGTGTCGGTGTAACAAACCGGGTGTGAGGAGAAGTGGTACCAGAGAATGTCGGGCTTTCCTCCGGTTCGCTGAAAACGCAGCGTTTGCAAGAGCGTATCGACCCAGCGCTCTTCGTCGGTCGCGTTCTGATCGAACTCGAGATCAGTTCGATGGTTGGGCGTCGTTCGATTGAAGTTCGCCCCTTTGGCTTGCGACTTACCTAGATAGAGCTCCGCCGGCGTCAGATCAGCGTGGGCCAATTTAATCGATTGCACGACGGCGTCGATGGTCTTGGCCAGGTAGTCTTCCGGGATTTTTCCCCATTGGCGAAGGTGGATGAATGACGGAGTCGAATGGGTGTGCGTCGCCGTGATGTGGACGTTCTGCGGCGGAATACCGAGCTCGCTGTGCACCCGCGCTTGCACCTTTTGCGTGAAGTCGGCGGAGACCGCCAAGACATCGAGCGAGACGAGCGCAACTTCCACGTCGCCGCAGCGCAGCGCGATCGCGCGGGAAGCAGTCGCCTGACGAACGTCGGTTGCGACCCGCGGATTGCCAGGCGGTCGGTGGAAGCCCCCCAGTTCGACGCCATTAGGAACGGTGGTGTCGACAACCCCTTGTCCTGCCTGGAGATTTGGCGAAGTGGGGGAGGCGAACAAGGGAACGGCGTTGGCCGCGAGTCCCAGCGCTGCGCTGCTGCGAAGCGAGGTTTTTAAGAACGAGCGGCGATCGATGGGAAGGTTCATGGGCGTGCCTGGTTGGGAAGGGGTGCCGGAAGGGAAGGCGGAATTTGTTTGCAACGCGCCGTCGCCATTTCTATATTTGCAGGCGAAGTTTTATCTTATCGCAATTCCGGCCAAAGTTCACCAACGCCGCCTCCAGCGTCTTCGCGACCTACGAAGAAGACGCTTCCCGCCTCAAAATTACTCCGCGAAAGAGAGTCCGCCATGTTGCGAATTCCAATGCTCGCTTCGTTGCTCTTATTCTTGACTTGTTGCCAGGCCAGCGCTGGCGACGCGAATCGACTGACTTACCTCGACGAGTTTTGCGATCCCTACTACGTCGGTCGCGATTTTCCGAAACTGACGACGCCGCAATGGATCGGCGATGAGAAGGTCGAAGGGGTCGTCGTCTTGGCGATTGACGACTTGCGCGATACGGCGAAGTACGAAGCGTATTTGCGACCGATCATCGAGCGTCTGAAAGAAGTCGAGGGTACCGCCGGCGTCAGCATCATGACGAACTCGGTCGATCCAAGCGATCCGCTCCTACAGAAATGGCTAGAGGAAGGAGTCTCGCTCGACGCCCATACGGCGACGCATCCTTGCCCCTGTCTTCAGGGAGGGGACTTTGAAGCGGGCAAGCGCTCGTACGAAGCCTGCGTCGACATGCTGTTTTCCATCCCGAACAACCGACCGGTCGCGTTTCGTTTTCCTTGCATGGACTCGAAAAACACTCCCAGTCCGCGGATGATCGCCGAGGTGTTGGCGAGCGCCACCGCGGCAGGCAATTTCCTGCAAATCGACTCTTCGGTCGTCATCGCGCATACGGCGGACGATCCGGCGCTCCCGCGTGAGTTGGTCACCGATGCCGACGGTCAGGGACGTTTTACCAAGTACATTCCCTTTCCCTCGTTTGTGAACAAGGTTGAAAACTACCCTTACCCGTACGTGATCGGCCGCAAGATCTGGGAGTTTCCGTGCACCATTCCGGACGATTGGCAAGGGTTCCATCTGCAGCAGCCTGGCAATCCAAAGACGGTGGAAGATTGGAAGGCGTCGATGGACGCCGCCGTTTTGAAGCAAGGTACGGCTTCGTTCGTCTTTCATCCGCATGGCTGGATTCGAGCCGAGCAAATGGTCGAGATCGTCAATCATGCCGTGGAGCGATATGGAGATCGGGTCGCCTTCCTGCAGTTCTCGCAGTGTCTGGATCGGATGAATCAGCATCTATTGGCGGGGCAGCCGATCCGAGATGTGAAAGGAGGGGACAATGGCGTGCGGTTGCTCGATTTGAACGATGACGGATATATGGACG is part of the Blastopirellula sediminis genome and harbors:
- a CDS encoding sulfite exporter TauE/SafE family protein → MILLLIPLVIFLAAIVQGTIGFGYAIVSLALFSYFLDFREANVIIAVSVLAPLVSAVWTYRGELKIRTLVICLVGAIVGLPVGLYFFSVVNETLLIQATGALIFLLSAEGLWSMRKEIKIETERETFWLWSSVAGVASGFLTGAIGMGGPPVAAFATRQPWSPRQIKVFLLAFSFLTAVLRVGGLATAGWLDLSVLGYCLLAIPFALIGIYVGLKVSHNIDARAFRALTMGTLLLLSLGMIFR
- a CDS encoding neutral/alkaline non-lysosomal ceramidase N-terminal domain-containing protein, with the protein product MNLPIDRRSFLKTSLRSSAALGLAANAVPLFASPTSPNLQAGQGVVDTTVPNGVELGGFHRPPGNPRVATDVRQATASRAIALRCGDVEVALVSLDVLAVSADFTQKVQARVHSELGIPPQNVHITATHTHSTPSFIHLRQWGKIPEDYLAKTIDAVVQSIKLAHADLTPAELYLGKSQAKGANFNRTTPNHRTDLEFDQNATDEERWVDTLLQTLRFQRTGGKPDILWYHFSSHPVCYTDTLSGPDWVGMVVNMVKESEGVEPGFWQGHAGDVNPGDGKRWIGAPDQSANAVYAAIKAALSSAVSVPVREIHAIGGEVIMPFDHERVARDVETYRTDPDACRSGIWVDPPFAADWYAAAKDWPAEPKGLTAPMSAIALGPIGMLFQPTELYSYYGIEIRKQSPFEHTLVVGYSDDEVGYVTDPNAYKQLDYAAIVGPKILNRPYFAPNTGRDLTKAAKAMLASLA